TGCCCTTCATATTCACCgacaaactcaagaaataaatGGGTCAAAGAGGGACCCATCAAAAGCATTCCATTGTTTCGGCTACTAAaaacaaaaactcatttccttaTCAAAATCTTCTTTATCCAAAGCAAATCGGTCAAAATGGGACCCACCAAAAACCAATCCTTTGTTTCAGCCACAAAAACCGTTTCCTTATCAATTGCTGCCACAGAAACTGTTTCCTTCTTCTAGCAGACATTCATCACCGCCTACTACTAGAATCTTCTCTGATTCTCCATCGTTAGCCATTCTTCAATTGCTGCAAATTTAAGCTACGATAATTTCTCTGGAATAACTACAAATTCCCTCTTCTCATACTCCAGATTCACTTGAAAGTTTTCACCTTTGATTACAATATTGGTGCTCCAGTTCAAGAGAGAAGCATTGGAAGGATATGAAGTTGATTGCTAATCCATAGTTGATAACAAATGAGATTAAAAGGTTAGTTAACTgtcttttattctttctttttaatggttttttttctcttttctcatgTAAGAAAGGCTGGATCTTTTAAACTTTTGTAATGTTTATTTATTGATTATTTTGTCTATAATTTCTTAAAGATTTACCGCTAAATTATTTACTGAAATTTTGGATTTTGGCggattacttcaaaaaaaaagtcttgaaatgcgtattttaaaatatttaatggAATTGTACACTGACTTCTACCTCTATATATGCAGTCCGTTTGTTTcactctgtttcttttttttttacaccatgTTTCAAAGGTGACTCTTAAAAGAAATATGGATACTTTTAATGATGTTGAAACTAATAATTCTACGAAGAGATTAACTAATCAAGAAAGGCAAATGATTTTTGAAGCTTTATTACAGGAAAGTAATGGCGGTAAATTGAAAAGGGGAACCATCAGGAACATTGCAAGCCTATTTAAAACAAGTGTTAGGACAGTTCAGAGAATTTGGAAGCTAGCAGCAATTACTTCTACAGATGGAAGAGTTGATGTATCACGCAGGTTTCCTAAAAGATGTGGAAGAAAACGAGTGGTTATTGATTTTACTTTGATCATGGCAATTCCTCTCCCGTGCCGGACAAACATCAGGTCACTTTCCAGTGAAATGAAAGTGTCCAAATCAACCCTTCACCGACAAATTAAAGAAGGTGCTATAAGGCCACACTCAAATGCACTCAAACCACAATTGATAGATCAGAATAAGCAAGTAAGGCTTAACTTTTGCTTGTCAATGCTTGAACCAGAAAGTCTCAACAGCAATCCAACATTTATGAGTATGTTCAATGTTGTGCATATTGATGAAAAGTGGTTTTACATGACTAAAGAATGTGAAAAATATTATCTTCATCCTCAAGAAGAAGAACCTCTTAGGACATGTAAGAGCAAAAAGTTCATTGTGAAAGTTATGTTCCTAGCTGTTGTTGCTCGACCACGTTTTGACTGCTCTGGTAACCCAACATTTGATGGGAAAATTGGGATTTTTCCTTTTGTACTCAAAGAACCAGCAAAGAGGAGTAGTAAAAATCGTATGGCAGGTACATTAGAAACTAAGCCAATATTGTCAGTGACCAAGGAAGTATATAGGAGATGTTTAATTGAACAGGTTTTGCCTACAATACATGCTAAATGGCCACGGGATGGTGGTAGTGTTACTGAAATTTTGATCCAACAGGATAATGCAAAACCACATATTAATCCCACTGATCCTGTATTTATTGAAGCTGCTTCTAGAGATGGATTTGATATTCACTTGTCATTTCAGCCTCCTAACAGTCCGGACATGAATGTTCTTGACTTGGGATATTTTAGAGCTATACAATCCTTGCAACATCAAGAAGCACCCTTGTCAATTGATGAGCTAATTCTTGCTGTGGAAAAGTCATTTGATCAATTATCAAGTGAAAGTCTAAACAATGTTTTCTTAACATTGCAATCATGTATGGTAGAGGTGATGAAAAATCTTGGGGGAAATAACTATAAAGTGCCACACATTGGGAAGCACCAATTAATGAAAGAAAGTTGTCTTCCACTGCAAATAGAATGTGAAAAAGAACTTGTGAATCAAGTTCTAAGTCATATGCAAGCATGATTATCTTCACTGGACAGGtaagattttataaagcttttttgttttttaagatTTTTTATCTCTGATTTCTTGTGTGTATGATTGTTTAAACTAACTAGTGTTCCTTATTTTCATATTTGTAGGTACTTAAACTTTACTAATCATGTGTTTTGAACAAAATGGTATGGGTGTTCTAATGTGCAAAATGTACATGCACTCAATGTTCATTTGTCTAGCTATTCTTGTTCACTTTGCTCTGGAGCatctttatttgttgtttatcaCTAAATTGTGTCCTATCTCATCTTTTGGCAGATGGTTGAAGTCAAGCAATCCAacccttttgattttgtggtgcaAGCTTTTGATTGGGCAAAGAATATAGAAGCACTTTTATGTACTAGTGGTTTTTCATTGACTGCTTTTATTTCACTTTACAAGATTTTAGAATAGCTCAGTAAAGTTAGCTTGACGTTAGTAGTAGTAGTGCTGATTTTTGTACAAAAGGGAAAATGTGCAATGCTGAGTGAAGCTATGTACATGTATAAACATTGAAACACTACTTTTGTTGGAGTTTTTGAAACTGTCAATAGCATTATTCTATAAAGTGGAAATAGTGCATATTGGTTTGCATTCTTTTGCTATTTGGTGGTAGAATATCTGTTTTTACATTTTTGAGTTttgaaacattaaaaaaaaaaaaagaggaactgACACTTCCATAGACTACGTTTAAATTAAATTTGGTAGCGAGTGTAGTTTTTTTTCTCCAAGTAGAGTAACATGCCTTATTATTTTGCTCATTTAGTTTTTGGGTCAATCTAAAATTATTCACCTATTTTTTACActattttcttgctttcaatatgaatatattttgtgaaagttgatcattcttaacaaattagtgcgtatgaaaataatttaaaagttgaaagctttcaaaagaAAATCACTAATTAAATCATCTCGATATTCTATTTCCTGCAAAAAATCGAAGTGATCCTCTTGATAACAAAACCAGTTTTCAATTGAAGTTTAAAAGGGCCAAGTGCACATTCTTGATGATGAATTTGGCTGGAGTCGGAACTTTGTTGCTGGAGCCGAAAGTCAAATATGGTACAAGTTGGAATATTTGAATATCCTTTGGGACCACACATCAATTTGTGGGTCAACTAGCACATGCATTATCACACCATTAATGGAgggcagaaatggaaattcaTAGCTTAAAATAGTTTGAAATGTCAaacatgacaaatattttgggataGCCCAAAAAGGAAAGTATAACACTatcaatgggacggagggagtagtttACAATGTTTATCAATACAACCTTCTAACgtttccgaaaaaaaaaaagctaaatccCAAAACTCTAAATATACTTATAATCAATAATTCTATTGCTTTCTTGAGGGCCAATAATGGTAATTCATCACTTAAACTCTAACTTTCTTTTTGGTTTAGTAAATTTTTGTGTTAGTATAATATCGGCTACTTCTTATGCGAAGTTGTTAGATTCTTGGTTTAACTATCTCAACACTGCTAATATGTCACCTGAATGTTGACTCATTccttttagggataatttcagaaacctcccctgaggtttctgacatttacacttacttcccctgtggtttgaacaattacacttacctcccctgaggttactaatcctttacaaattcagtccaaatgattaaaatattattttaaagagtgaaattagaattttgtacctgatttgtcctttgtgccacatgtccaatgaatggcaaagtattacaaattaattaacaattaataaactttaacgaGCGTAGTTTATTGGCAAATACGTATtgcctatttaaagtaccagctctttacatgaattttattttcaaacatttactttatcacaaatatttattctcaaatacagatttgtatttactctcaaatatttaatttttgttaaatacaaatcctaccagtttttcttccgtagaaatattaatataacattttttcaatttcaattacaaatatttatgtatttaacataaattaaatgattcagaataaaatactcataaagagctaatactttactcatgtaatggatgaaaaccataaaaaattaacattttataggccatttctttttttttttaactcaggggaggtttctgaaattatcccttcctTTTATAATAGCTACTTGTATTTTGATTAAACATACATGGGTAGTTTCAATGACAAGGCATGCCTTTTATATACTCCACTAGTTTAAACTCTACCTGAATTAACCACCATCATTTCTTGGtctattttcttctttcttgtaaCTCATGAGACAAATTAATTTGTTTACTTCTATTTGGATTCAAAAGTTGTATTTCTATTTAAATCTGGTCGTTGTGAACAAAGGGAGTGGACAAATTTTAATATTAGTAAATTGAGAACTTTTGAAAATGTATTGACTGTTGATCATCatattttattactatttttcatataCTTTGTACTAATTGGATATATTATCGTTAAAAAATTCTAGATTTATGTACTTTTCGATGAATTGTTACATGTTCATGTACAGTTTTAATGTTGCGATCCTATTGATATTAATTAGTTTTagaacttaatagttatagtaattattttaataaaattaaggagtaataaATGAGTTTGAGTTAAACTTGAATTAGACTCACAACCCGACTACTTTGTGAACCAAATATGATATTCACATTTATCAATCCGAAACTCATACCTCGAAATGAAAGTGGTATTAACTCTATCAGGTGAACTTGGGCTTGTTAAAAGCCGACTCAAATGACCCAATTGACAAGCCTAGTAAATAGGAGAAGAATGAACCGAGGAAATGGAATATAATGCTGGGCTATTCATAACGTTAATTTTTTTAAGGTTTTCTTTTAGTCATGAATCATCTTATTCTAGTTTTCTTCGAACTATGAATTCTCTCACCTATGGAAACATATTAAATGGCCAAAAATATGCACTTTAATGAAATCTGtgtgcaaataaaaatttttaatagtTGGAGCGCTAAATATATATAAAGCTGAAAGTTTAGTGGCTAGAAAAATGTCTTTGAACTACcccaaaactaaaaaaaaataacaaaatctagGTCGGTCCGTGTAAATCAAAAACCATGTAAGAAAATCCTTTAGCTATGAAAAACCTGAATTGAGGCAATTATCAGATGCACCCTTAAATTTATGCTTGGTAAATAGtcttatttataatttaaaatcaATTATTGCAGCACGAacaaaggatacatgctcataATACCCTGCGCTTATTTCTTATCCCCTTGAAAACTAGCACATGTAGACAAAGCATGTCAATGAGTCAGGTTTGACTAAAACCAATCCAGATCTAATACATTTGGGTAGAGTTTAGATTTAGTTTCTCAAACTTGGACCCTATCTAGACCCAAACTTCATAAGAGGATCATGAGTTTTGGTACGGTATGGTTTTCTATGATTTATACCCAAACCTAAATTCAAACCAAATCCTATCCAAACTCATATATAAATAAAacatacacacatacatatacacatatatatacatatgtatatattagaggtggcaaaatggataaatggttcataattggttttgacttaatggatggtggataaaatttatccaatccatttaaatccatttaataaatggatctaaatggattaaataaaaaccaattatccatttataatccatttaaatattttactAGTTCCCTTATTCCACATTTTTCTAGTTTAGAAGACAGCCCATGGAAATGTAGTAGTGAGCTGATTAGTCCAAACTTACGAAGACTCCCCAAGTCCTCGGACATGTTTTTCTGAGTCTCCGAGGCCAACACCCAACATCA
The Coffea arabica cultivar ET-39 chromosome 6c, Coffea Arabica ET-39 HiFi, whole genome shotgun sequence genome window above contains:
- the LOC113692447 gene encoding uncharacterized protein is translated as MRLKALLQESNGGKLKRGTIRNIASLFKTSVRTVQRIWKLAAITSTDGRVDVSRRFPKRCGRKRVVIDFTLIMAIPLPCRTNIRSLSSEMKVSKSTLHRQIKEGAIRPHSNALKPQLIDQNKQVRLNFCLSMLEPESLNSNPTFMSMFNVVHIDEKWFYMTKECEKYYLHPQEEEPLRTCKSKKFIVKVMFLAVVARPRFDCSGNPTFDGKIGIFPFVLKEPAKRSSKNRMAGTLETKPILSVTKEVYRRCLIEQVLPTIHAKWPRDGGSVTEILIQQDNAKPHINPTDPVFIEAASRDGFDIHLSFQPPNSPDMNVLDLGYFRAIQSLQHQEAPLSIDELILAVEKSFDQLSSESLNNVFLTLQSCMVEVMKNLGGNNYKVPHIGKHQLMKESCLPLQIECEKELVNQVLSHMQA